The following are from one region of the Thermomicrobiales bacterium genome:
- a CDS encoding ABC transporter substrate-binding protein: MAMAAPETVTEICPVTTVSFVERTALELMDRIEELAGTLGADLTSDLVKSAHADFDKASDDLKAAIVEKPDLSTMFVVGYVGDNLYVGNSRTFTQLNYYKSLGLNIVPQDIPLDSNWETLSWEQVNKYPVDLVFQDHRGEPDNAPGQLMSIATWASHPAVKAGQVGNWDTDFVASRRAFVAYLEYMTQTINGARDDIV; the protein is encoded by the coding sequence CTGGCTATGGCAGCGCCGGAAACTGTCACCGAAATCTGCCCAGTTACAACGGTCAGCTTCGTCGAGCGTACGGCGCTGGAGCTCATGGATCGCATCGAGGAGCTTGCCGGTACTTTGGGGGCGGACCTCACATCTGATCTCGTGAAATCCGCCCACGCAGACTTCGACAAGGCTTCCGACGATCTCAAGGCCGCCATCGTCGAGAAGCCTGACCTGAGCACGATGTTTGTCGTTGGCTACGTCGGTGACAACCTGTACGTTGGCAACTCCCGGACATTCACCCAACTCAATTACTACAAATCGCTTGGACTCAACATCGTGCCGCAGGATATCCCGCTTGACAGCAACTGGGAGACACTGAGTTGGGAGCAGGTCAACAAGTACCCTGTCGACCTCGTCTTTCAGGATCACCGTGGTGAACCTGACAATGCGCCGGGCCAGCTCATGTCGATCGCGACCTGGGCATCGCATCCCGCAGTCAAGGCCGGGCAAGTCGGCAATTGGGACACAGACTTCGTCGCAAGTCGCCGAGCGTTCGTCGCGTACCTCGAATACATGACCCAGACGATCAACGGCGCACGAGACGACATCGTCTAG
- a CDS encoding molybdopterin-dependent oxidoreductase, with product MVVNTETKLVTCTIDGQEVTVPAGTYILQAAEAAGIELPNLCYQPLLRPWGSCRLCTVEILGARGGLIESCATPVRDGMEVSTHSPAVIEARQFILRMYLIDHALDCPTCDKSGECYLQDNTYLHNVNSSPYLRPKIAQPYRHLRETIDYKWDRCIICARCTRVCDEMIGVTAITIAGRGLEAEVTTSYGADLRETACTNCGMCIAVCPVGALTDRHFGHHPWELDAVETVCGFCDVGCTLNVEHNRGLVRRVTHLWDRGVNEGYTCEKGKWGHEVVQDPMRLRYPMIREVDGFIEVEMDEALETAADKLKHFQGPSFAALVSPDNTNEENYVLQQFSRAVMGSNNIDRLMTRSQADVEKALLESFGVGASPAGMQEMRTDSHMALVVGPDIGVTEPIASYWLFWALRYRELKMVVVRPEHSYMCDRSDHWIPTPAGTEADVLNAMAKIIISEGLASPSADVDALRSAVDSVDVGKVAEAAGVTVDFLRTCAELYATGGVGKKDGVTEYPPSTIWHTAASRTSGDAGAIATAAHNLSVLTGNVGRPGGGVLAGRGNANMQGSYDVGCHPALLPGGALVSDTTSRAAVAEMWRDRWAATVASDNGFGPIVDLPTEPGVGIADLVDAIESGNVRAMYITAQSHKWSKSVDPALLAALDKLELLIVEDCFESELTRRADIVLPAAMFLEKDGSFTSLDRTVQRLRFAVSAPGESHPSTYYAAEIAQRLGYTFGYLNSASILDEISMTVPEYAGISYPRLERNGMQWPVSGFGTAGTVRLAVGHGLVADEIRIVAD from the coding sequence ATGGTGGTGAATACCGAAACGAAGCTCGTCACGTGCACGATCGACGGGCAAGAGGTGACCGTTCCCGCAGGCACCTATATTCTTCAGGCGGCAGAGGCTGCCGGTATTGAATTGCCTAACCTCTGTTATCAGCCGCTTCTGCGACCGTGGGGATCGTGCCGCTTGTGCACGGTCGAAATCCTCGGTGCGCGCGGCGGCCTGATTGAGTCGTGCGCGACGCCGGTACGCGACGGGATGGAAGTTTCGACGCATTCACCGGCTGTCATCGAGGCGCGCCAGTTCATCCTGCGAATGTACCTGATTGACCACGCTCTGGACTGCCCGACGTGCGACAAGTCCGGCGAGTGCTACCTGCAGGACAACACCTACCTGCACAACGTCAACAGCAGCCCATACCTGCGACCGAAGATCGCTCAGCCGTACCGTCACCTTCGGGAGACGATCGACTACAAGTGGGATCGCTGCATCATCTGCGCGCGCTGCACGCGCGTCTGCGATGAGATGATCGGCGTCACGGCGATCACGATCGCCGGGCGAGGTCTCGAAGCCGAGGTCACTACATCCTATGGCGCGGACCTGCGCGAAACTGCCTGCACGAACTGCGGCATGTGCATCGCGGTCTGCCCGGTCGGCGCGCTGACCGATCGCCACTTCGGCCACCACCCGTGGGAGTTGGACGCCGTCGAGACGGTCTGCGGTTTTTGCGACGTTGGTTGCACCCTGAATGTTGAGCACAACCGTGGGCTGGTTCGCCGCGTTACCCATCTGTGGGATCGTGGCGTCAACGAAGGCTACACCTGCGAAAAGGGCAAGTGGGGCCACGAGGTTGTACAGGACCCGATGCGGCTGCGCTACCCGATGATCCGCGAAGTCGATGGCTTCATCGAAGTCGAGATGGATGAGGCGCTGGAGACAGCCGCCGACAAGTTGAAGCACTTCCAGGGACCATCGTTCGCTGCGCTCGTCTCACCTGACAACACCAACGAAGAGAACTACGTCCTGCAGCAGTTCAGCCGTGCCGTCATGGGCTCGAACAACATTGATCGCCTGATGACTCGCAGCCAGGCAGACGTTGAAAAGGCGTTGCTGGAATCGTTCGGTGTCGGCGCGTCACCGGCAGGCATGCAGGAGATGCGCACCGATTCGCACATGGCACTCGTCGTTGGCCCGGACATCGGCGTCACCGAGCCGATCGCGTCGTACTGGCTCTTCTGGGCGCTCCGCTATCGTGAATTGAAGATGGTTGTCGTTCGACCAGAGCACTCCTATATGTGTGATCGGTCGGATCACTGGATCCCGACGCCGGCCGGCACCGAAGCCGATGTGCTCAACGCCATGGCCAAGATCATCATCAGCGAAGGGCTAGCGTCCCCGTCTGCAGATGTTGATGCACTGCGAAGCGCGGTTGATTCGGTTGACGTCGGCAAGGTTGCCGAAGCGGCCGGCGTGACTGTCGACTTCCTGCGTACCTGCGCCGAGCTGTACGCGACAGGCGGAGTTGGCAAGAAGGACGGTGTCACCGAGTACCCGCCAAGCACCATCTGGCACACCGCGGCGAGCCGCACCAGCGGAGACGCCGGCGCGATCGCAACGGCTGCTCACAACCTGTCCGTCCTGACCGGCAACGTTGGCCGGCCCGGCGGCGGCGTGCTGGCCGGTCGAGGTAACGCCAACATGCAGGGTAGCTACGATGTCGGCTGCCATCCGGCTCTGCTTCCGGGCGGAGCGCTGGTAAGCGACACGACATCCCGCGCCGCCGTCGCCGAGATGTGGCGCGATCGCTGGGCTGCGACGGTCGCCAGCGACAACGGCTTCGGCCCGATCGTTGATCTGCCGACCGAGCCGGGCGTTGGCATCGCCGATCTTGTCGACGCAATCGAGTCTGGCAACGTCCGCGCAATGTACATCACGGCGCAGTCGCACAAGTGGAGCAAGTCGGTTGATCCAGCCCTGCTCGCGGCGCTGGACAAGCTGGAACTGCTGATCGTTGAAGACTGCTTCGAGAGCGAGTTGACGCGCCGCGCCGACATCGTGCTGCCAGCCGCGATGTTCCTGGAGAAGGACGGTTCGTTCACCAGTCTCGATCGAACCGTGCAGCGGCTCCGATTCGCGGTGTCCGCCCCGGGCGAGTCGCATCCGTCGACGTACTACGCTGCCGAAATCGCGCAGCGTCTCGGCTATACGTTCGGCTACCTCAACTCCGCTTCAATTCTTGACGAGATCTCCATGACCGTTCCGGAGTACGCGGGCATCTCATATCCGCGCCTGGAGCGCAACGGCATGCAGTGGCCCGTCTCCGGATTCGGCACTGCCGGTACGGTTCGGCTTGCAGTTGGCCACGGGCTGGTGGCTGATGAGATTCGGATCGTCGCCGACTAG
- a CDS encoding aldehyde dehydrogenase family protein — translation MPKTYQFYCAGEWRSSDQPLEVRNPWNDEVVGVTSFATDKDLEDAIVAAEEAFETMKVMPAYERAAALDRLADRLEERGEEIAELIAREAAKPLRDARTEVMRGVFTLRIASEEAKRIGGEMIPLDLLPSSKGRFGVTRKVPVGPIAAISPFNFPLNLALHKIAPAIASGNTVVLKPPTVDPLTMLVFAEMIDELDLPKGAVSIMPMDRKTGDRLVTDDRFKVLSFTGSPDVGWEMKSRAGKKKVVLELGGNAGVIIDAGADIELAAKRVRAGAFAYAGQVCISVQRVYVHREIYDQFCAKLVEEVRSIKNGDPLDPETEVGPMINAKAAERIDSWVKTATNEGALLLTGGKVNGRFYEPTIIVNAAKDSFVCSREAFAPIVTVFPVDSFDTALKAANDSVFGLQAGVFTNNVENAFKAFDQLDVGGVILNDIPVYRIDHMPYGGVKDSGLSREGVRYAIEDMTETRLLVVNRLS, via the coding sequence GTGCCAAAGACGTATCAGTTCTATTGCGCAGGGGAGTGGAGGTCGAGCGACCAGCCACTTGAGGTGCGCAACCCGTGGAATGACGAGGTCGTCGGCGTCACATCATTCGCCACCGATAAGGACCTCGAAGACGCAATTGTCGCTGCCGAAGAAGCCTTCGAAACCATGAAGGTCATGCCGGCCTACGAACGAGCCGCTGCGCTTGATCGCCTCGCGGACCGCCTCGAGGAGCGCGGCGAAGAGATTGCCGAGCTCATTGCTCGCGAAGCAGCCAAGCCGCTGCGCGACGCGCGCACCGAAGTCATGCGCGGCGTTTTCACCTTACGTATTGCGTCCGAAGAGGCGAAGCGCATCGGTGGCGAGATGATCCCGCTCGATCTGCTGCCAAGCTCCAAGGGCCGCTTCGGTGTTACCCGCAAGGTGCCCGTTGGCCCCATCGCTGCGATCTCGCCGTTCAACTTCCCGCTGAACCTGGCGCTGCACAAGATCGCACCGGCAATTGCGTCGGGCAACACTGTCGTGCTCAAGCCGCCCACAGTCGACCCGCTCACGATGCTGGTCTTCGCCGAGATGATCGACGAGCTCGACCTGCCAAAGGGCGCAGTGTCAATCATGCCGATGGACCGCAAGACCGGCGACCGGCTGGTAACCGACGATCGCTTCAAGGTGCTTTCGTTCACCGGCTCGCCGGATGTTGGCTGGGAGATGAAGTCGCGCGCCGGCAAGAAGAAGGTCGTTCTTGAGCTGGGCGGCAATGCTGGCGTCATTATCGACGCGGGTGCCGACATAGAGCTGGCGGCCAAGCGCGTGCGCGCCGGAGCGTTCGCTTACGCAGGTCAGGTCTGCATCTCCGTCCAGCGCGTCTATGTGCATCGTGAGATTTACGATCAGTTCTGCGCGAAGCTGGTCGAAGAAGTCCGGTCGATCAAGAACGGCGATCCACTCGATCCCGAGACCGAAGTCGGACCGATGATTAACGCCAAAGCCGCCGAGCGGATTGATTCGTGGGTCAAGACAGCCACGAATGAAGGTGCCCTGCTACTTACCGGTGGCAAGGTGAATGGCCGGTTCTACGAGCCGACCATCATCGTCAACGCTGCCAAGGATTCGTTCGTCTGCTCGCGCGAAGCATTTGCGCCGATCGTCACCGTCTTCCCGGTCGATAGCTTCGACACTGCCCTGAAAGCCGCCAATGATTCCGTCTTCGGGCTGCAGGCGGGTGTGTTCACGAATAACGTCGAGAACGCATTCAAGGCGTTCGATCAGCTCGACGTCGGCGGTGTGATTCTGAATGACATTCCGGTGTACCGCATCGACCACATGCCGTACGGCGGCGTGAAGGATTCGGGCCTCAGTCGCGAAGGCGTGCGTTACGCCATCGAGGACATGACCGAGACCCGCCTGCTCGTCGTTAATCGTCTGTCGTAA
- a CDS encoding deoxyribonuclease IV: protein MLRLGAHMSIAGGYDKAVERAHSVESDALQIFTKNQNQWKAKPIDPDAATRFKAALEEYQIGPVVAHDSYLINLASPKDELWEKSIAAFRDELERCDLLGVPYLVTHPGSHTGSGTEAGIARIIEAMNRVHEEAPDIKAITLLETTAGQGSNLGSTFEELRAMLAGIHDRSRVAICFDTCHIFVAGYDIRSQEAYAETMSQFDSLIGIDQIKAIHLNDAKQPHGSKKDRHHLIGQGTIGVCGFWHLMNDARLEGVPGLLETEKGNDLAEDREAIALLRSMIGAPFPEDALTTDD, encoded by the coding sequence ATGCTCCGACTTGGTGCTCACATGTCGATTGCCGGTGGATACGACAAGGCGGTTGAACGCGCGCATTCCGTAGAGTCCGACGCGTTGCAGATCTTCACCAAGAACCAGAACCAGTGGAAGGCGAAGCCGATTGATCCGGATGCGGCAACGCGGTTCAAGGCGGCTTTGGAGGAATATCAGATCGGACCTGTCGTCGCGCACGACTCGTACCTGATCAACCTGGCATCGCCGAAGGACGAGCTCTGGGAGAAGTCAATCGCCGCGTTTCGTGATGAGCTGGAGCGCTGCGATCTCCTCGGCGTCCCATACCTGGTGACGCACCCAGGCTCGCACACGGGCAGCGGGACAGAGGCCGGCATCGCGCGCATCATCGAAGCAATGAATCGCGTGCACGAGGAAGCGCCGGACATCAAGGCCATCACGCTTCTGGAGACGACCGCTGGACAGGGATCGAACCTGGGCTCAACGTTCGAAGAGTTGCGGGCGATGCTCGCCGGTATTCACGACAGGAGCCGCGTAGCGATCTGCTTCGACACTTGCCACATCTTCGTCGCTGGCTACGACATCCGCTCGCAGGAAGCCTACGCCGAGACGATGTCGCAGTTCGATTCATTGATCGGCATTGACCAGATCAAGGCGATTCACCTCAACGACGCCAAGCAGCCACACGGCTCGAAGAAGGATCGCCATCATCTGATTGGTCAGGGCACGATCGGCGTTTGCGGCTTCTGGCACCTGATGAACGATGCTCGGCTCGAAGGTGTGCCCGGTCTCCTTGAAACGGAGAAGGGCAATGACCTCGCGGAAGATCGCGAAGCCATCGCCCTGTTGCGTAGCATGATCGGAGCGCCGTTCCCGGAGGACGCGCTTACGACAGACGATTAA
- the rfbD gene encoding dTDP-4-dehydrorhamnose reductase, with protein sequence MARATVAITGSTGQLGESMLRLWESRWDVTPLGGQSLDLTSWSAVRDAIAHVQPDIVIHAAAATDVDRCEREPDWAFRINALGTRNVAQATAAVGARLVAISTNYVFDGMSPSPYHEFDATNPISVYGASKHAGDREALAVSNSIIVRTAWLYGRTGRNFVATMRRLMSERDSLTVVNDQFGNPTFTDDLATAVEALMVDAPSGVYHAVNNGIASWFDWATEIAALTATTTDVQPIPGSEYPRAATPPTNGAMTSLALPILGIELPDWRDALRRCIST encoded by the coding sequence ATGGCGCGGGCGACAGTTGCAATAACCGGAAGCACTGGCCAACTCGGCGAATCGATGCTGCGGCTCTGGGAGAGCCGCTGGGACGTCACCCCCTTGGGCGGGCAATCGCTCGACCTGACATCGTGGAGCGCAGTGCGCGATGCAATCGCACACGTTCAGCCCGACATCGTTATCCACGCCGCTGCAGCGACTGACGTCGATAGATGTGAGCGAGAACCAGACTGGGCCTTTCGAATCAATGCGCTCGGCACCCGCAACGTCGCGCAGGCGACAGCTGCAGTCGGTGCCAGGCTTGTCGCCATCTCCACCAACTACGTCTTCGACGGCATGAGCCCATCGCCTTACCACGAGTTCGATGCCACCAACCCAATCAGCGTCTACGGCGCGTCCAAGCACGCCGGTGACCGCGAAGCTCTGGCAGTGTCAAATTCCATCATCGTCCGGACCGCTTGGCTCTATGGCCGGACCGGCCGAAACTTCGTCGCGACGATGCGACGACTCATGAGCGAGCGCGATTCGCTGACGGTCGTCAACGACCAGTTCGGCAATCCGACATTCACCGATGATCTGGCCACTGCGGTTGAAGCGCTGATGGTTGACGCGCCGTCCGGCGTCTATCACGCCGTCAATAACGGCATTGCGTCATGGTTCGATTGGGCGACCGAAATCGCGGCGCTGACAGCAACTACAACCGACGTGCAGCCTATCCCCGGTTCGGAGTATCCCCGCGCCGCGACACCGCCCACGAACGGCGCGATGACGTCGCTCGCGTTACCGATCCTTGGTATCGAGCTACCAGATTGGCGGGACGCATTGCGACGGTGCATCAGCACATGA
- a CDS encoding glycosyltransferase family 2 protein, whose translation MAGRIATVHQHMTRVDLIIPTYNGSDLLRACLRSLATSAFTDYQLWVVDDGSTEDIRAVVSACAPSAQVIRFEQNVGLARGLNVAMSRGNAEYVVLLNNDTDVEDTWLAALVACADANPSAGSVASKMRLMSDRARLHSAGDYYSVRGMPGNRGVWMLDTGQYDAMRTTFSACGGAALYRRAALNDVALSDGEIFDERLFMYCEDVDLGWRLWRADWECVFCPEAVVYHALSATGGGILASYYVSRNVWLVIARSIPAGVLPDWRRVAAYHFGRFLRDLHHAREPAARASLRGTVAGLWQAARAWSDRPRVPVREQERLRSLLTDHRLRPGLPDAATLHESLTSDDSATRSG comes from the coding sequence TTGGCGGGACGCATTGCGACGGTGCATCAGCACATGACGCGTGTCGATCTCATCATCCCAACCTACAACGGCTCCGATCTCCTGCGAGCGTGCCTGCGGAGCCTGGCAACGTCCGCGTTCACCGACTATCAGCTCTGGGTGGTCGATGACGGGTCGACAGAGGACATCCGCGCTGTCGTTTCAGCATGCGCTCCATCAGCCCAAGTCATCCGCTTCGAGCAGAATGTTGGACTCGCGCGCGGACTGAACGTCGCGATGAGCCGAGGTAACGCCGAGTACGTCGTGCTGCTAAATAACGACACGGACGTTGAAGACACCTGGTTGGCGGCCCTTGTTGCCTGTGCCGACGCGAACCCGTCCGCCGGAAGTGTTGCCTCAAAGATGCGCCTGATGAGCGATCGCGCACGCCTGCATTCTGCAGGTGATTACTACTCGGTACGCGGCATGCCGGGCAACCGTGGCGTATGGATGCTCGACACCGGGCAGTACGACGCGATGCGCACAACATTCAGCGCCTGCGGTGGAGCTGCGCTGTACCGTCGAGCTGCCCTCAATGATGTCGCACTCAGCGACGGCGAGATCTTTGACGAGCGTTTGTTCATGTACTGCGAGGATGTTGACCTCGGCTGGCGACTCTGGCGGGCCGACTGGGAATGCGTCTTCTGCCCCGAGGCGGTCGTCTATCACGCTCTGTCAGCGACCGGCGGCGGCATCTTGGCGAGCTACTACGTCTCGCGAAACGTCTGGCTGGTGATCGCTCGCTCGATTCCGGCTGGCGTCCTGCCGGATTGGCGACGGGTGGCTGCCTATCATTTCGGGCGATTCCTGCGCGATCTACACCACGCTCGAGAACCGGCAGCACGCGCGTCGCTTCGAGGAACGGTAGCCGGACTCTGGCAGGCTGCGCGCGCCTGGAGCGACCGCCCCAGAGTACCGGTCCGTGAACAGGAGCGCTTGCGCAGCCTGTTGACCGATCATCGATTGCGACCGGGCCTGCCGGACGCTGCTACACTTCACGAATCACTGACGAGTGACGATTCGGCGACAAGATCTGGTTGA
- a CDS encoding glycosyltransferase family 2 protein, whose amino-acid sequence MNNEQPDLTIVIPAYNEESRLPATLAAIDSYLQATQTTAQLIVADDGSTDRTAQVAREFQPVASTITVLQLPHRGKAYAVRDGILQAKTDYVLFTDADLSTPMEFAPQLLAELEQGASIAIGSREGIGARRVGEPAYRHLMGRVFNAVVQLLAVPGIDDTQCGFKAFQRDAAQEIFALTRLHDPGEIRGPRVSGFDVEVLFIARRLGYRIATVPVYWEHVRGSKVRPVQDAALMFIDVVRVRINALRGLYDKALDKTVTD is encoded by the coding sequence GTGAACAACGAGCAGCCCGACCTCACCATCGTAATTCCGGCCTACAACGAAGAATCTCGCCTGCCGGCAACCCTCGCTGCGATCGACAGCTATCTTCAGGCTACCCAAACGACGGCCCAGCTCATCGTCGCCGACGACGGCAGCACCGATCGCACCGCTCAGGTTGCTCGCGAGTTCCAGCCAGTCGCGTCGACCATCACTGTCCTGCAGCTCCCCCACCGCGGCAAAGCGTACGCAGTAAGGGACGGCATCCTGCAGGCTAAAACTGATTATGTCCTGTTCACTGATGCTGATCTGTCAACACCGATGGAGTTTGCGCCGCAGTTGCTGGCTGAGCTTGAGCAGGGCGCGAGCATCGCGATCGGTTCCCGCGAAGGCATTGGCGCGCGGCGCGTTGGTGAACCGGCCTATCGGCACCTGATGGGGCGCGTGTTCAACGCCGTTGTGCAGCTCCTCGCCGTCCCCGGTATCGACGACACACAGTGCGGCTTCAAAGCCTTCCAGCGTGACGCCGCGCAGGAGATCTTCGCGCTCACGCGCCTGCACGATCCGGGTGAAATCAGAGGGCCGCGCGTCAGCGGCTTTGACGTGGAGGTCCTGTTCATCGCTCGCCGACTTGGATACCGGATCGCGACGGTACCGGTGTATTGGGAGCACGTTCGAGGCAGCAAGGTTCGGCCCGTTCAGGACGCAGCCCTGATGTTCATCGATGTCGTCCGCGTGCGTATCAATGCATTACGCGGCCTCTACGATAAGGCGCTCGACAAGACAGTGACAGACTAA
- a CDS encoding AroM family protein, translating to MLGLVTIGQSPRNDVTASMFGSGGVDFVEAGALDGLNDDEIAALAPSGSDHVLVTRLTDGREVVVAKERLLARVQSAADRVVAHGATVVCVLCTGAFPELTAPVLLVFPDRLLFGVVDATLPRGTLGVVMPHPGQHATMIEKWTSPDRRVLTGSVSPYAGGSVDEVVATLRTSGADAIVLDCMGFDRVMLAQARAEFDGPVFLANGVVGAILGEMTATAQQPVGAR from the coding sequence ATGCTTGGCCTTGTCACGATCGGGCAATCACCGCGGAATGATGTAACGGCGTCCATGTTCGGTTCCGGCGGAGTCGACTTCGTCGAAGCGGGAGCACTGGATGGCCTGAACGATGATGAGATTGCGGCGCTTGCTCCGTCTGGTAGCGACCACGTGCTGGTGACGAGACTTACTGACGGTCGTGAGGTTGTCGTGGCGAAGGAGCGCCTGCTGGCACGCGTCCAGTCCGCCGCAGATCGTGTTGTCGCGCACGGCGCGACGGTCGTCTGCGTGCTCTGCACCGGCGCGTTTCCGGAGCTCACTGCGCCTGTCCTGCTTGTGTTTCCCGATCGACTCCTGTTCGGCGTCGTTGACGCGACGCTTCCGCGCGGCACGCTCGGCGTCGTCATGCCGCATCCCGGCCAGCACGCCACGATGATCGAGAAATGGACATCCCCTGATCGCCGCGTGCTGACTGGCTCGGTGTCGCCGTATGCGGGTGGCAGCGTCGATGAAGTTGTGGCGACACTGCGGACGAGCGGCGCTGATGCGATTGTCCTCGATTGCATGGGCTTCGATCGAGTGATGCTCGCACAGGCACGCGCGGAATTCGACGGACCTGTGTTCCTCGCCAATGGCGTTGTCGGAGCGATTCTCGGCGAGATGACGGCAACTGCGCAGCAGCCTGTCGGCGCGCGCTGA
- the mutL gene encoding DNA mismatch repair endonuclease MutL: protein MSIKRLPEDMIGRIAAGEVIERPAAAVKELIENALDAGATSIVVSIAGGGVELIDVRDNGLGMSDEDLILAVERHATSKITAIEDLMSLTTLGFRGEALASLAAVSDLTIRTLNATDYAGWTRRVRFGNGQPVERIAWAGGTAVSARYLFENVPARRKFLRQPQTESAYVSRVVGSYALAYPHVAFTLEVDGRSTIQTDGRGDRISAAVGVWGDEIAGALVELRTPDDSHEGYAVSGVVSLPHVDRATRQTQHLFAQGRYINSRQIGAAFEQAYQTLLMVGRHPVGCICMTVPPDKIDVNVHPTKAEVRFAEERLVFALVQRAVREAIVAHAPLPTIPTVIASPLSDWNVQRRFALANPERSQQYQHPVASQSPSVDSPSVEPVVAGGHRLPVLRVLGQVASSFIIAEGPDGMYMVDQHAAHERIMFEKLMTDFVARSPDTQMLLEPVTLELSPRLWEMYVASREDLLGLGFDLDEFGGTTILMRGVPATLKVRNPGRMLETILDEIAGGGRGESRLESLAISAACHASIRANQALSLLEMRELVVQLEQCSSPLACGHGRPTMIRMTADELAKQFSRR, encoded by the coding sequence ATGAGCATCAAACGCCTGCCGGAAGACATGATCGGGCGGATCGCCGCCGGTGAGGTCATCGAGCGTCCAGCCGCTGCGGTCAAAGAGCTCATCGAAAACGCGCTAGACGCCGGTGCTACGTCAATCGTTGTGTCAATCGCCGGTGGTGGTGTCGAGCTCATCGACGTGCGCGACAACGGCCTGGGCATGTCCGACGAGGATCTGATTCTAGCCGTCGAACGCCATGCGACATCGAAGATCACCGCGATTGAAGACCTGATGTCGCTGACCACACTCGGGTTCCGCGGCGAAGCGTTGGCATCGCTGGCGGCGGTGAGCGATCTGACGATTCGCACGCTCAACGCGACCGACTATGCCGGCTGGACGCGGCGCGTGCGGTTTGGCAACGGGCAGCCGGTTGAGCGAATCGCCTGGGCCGGAGGCACGGCAGTCTCTGCGCGCTATCTGTTCGAGAACGTTCCGGCGCGGCGTAAGTTCCTGCGCCAGCCACAGACAGAATCGGCCTACGTCAGTCGTGTCGTCGGTTCGTACGCGCTGGCCTATCCGCACGTCGCATTCACCCTGGAGGTCGACGGCCGGTCGACGATCCAGACAGACGGGCGCGGGGACCGCATCTCGGCGGCTGTCGGCGTCTGGGGCGACGAGATCGCCGGTGCGCTGGTTGAGCTGCGTACGCCCGATGATTCGCACGAAGGCTATGCGGTTTCGGGCGTTGTCTCGCTGCCCCACGTCGACAGAGCGACCCGGCAGACGCAGCACCTGTTCGCGCAGGGGCGCTATATCAACAGTCGCCAGATTGGCGCGGCGTTCGAGCAGGCGTACCAAACGCTGCTAATGGTCGGTCGGCATCCGGTCGGTTGTATTTGCATGACCGTTCCACCGGACAAGATCGATGTCAACGTGCATCCGACAAAGGCAGAAGTCCGCTTCGCCGAGGAGCGCTTGGTGTTCGCGCTCGTCCAGCGTGCCGTCCGCGAGGCGATTGTGGCGCATGCACCACTCCCGACGATTCCGACCGTCATCGCTTCACCACTCAGTGATTGGAACGTCCAGCGTCGGTTCGCGTTGGCAAATCCGGAGCGCAGCCAGCAATACCAGCATCCGGTTGCTTCACAGAGTCCATCTGTTGACTCGCCTTCTGTCGAGCCGGTCGTCGCTGGAGGCCACAGACTGCCGGTGTTACGGGTTCTCGGGCAGGTGGCGTCGTCGTTCATCATCGCTGAGGGCCCGGACGGCATGTACATGGTCGATCAGCATGCAGCCCACGAGCGCATCATGTTCGAGAAGCTGATGACTGATTTCGTCGCGCGGTCGCCTGATACTCAGATGCTGCTGGAGCCGGTCACACTGGAGCTTTCCCCGCGCTTATGGGAGATGTACGTGGCCAGCCGCGAGGATTTGCTGGGGCTGGGCTTCGATCTCGACGAGTTCGGCGGAACGACGATCCTGATGCGCGGCGTGCCGGCGACGCTGAAGGTCCGCAACCCGGGTCGGATGCTGGAGACGATCCTTGACGAAATCGCGGGTGGCGGACGTGGCGAGTCGCGGCTAGAGTCGCTGGCGATCAGCGCCGCTTGCCACGCTTCGATTCGCGCCAACCAGGCGCTCTCGTTGTTGGAGATGCGCGAGCTGGTTGTGCAGCTTGAGCAGTGCTCGTCGCCGCTGGCCTGCGGCCATGGCCGACCAACGATGATTCGCATGACCGCCGACGAGCTCGCGAAGCAGTTCTCGCGGCGCTAG